The sequence below is a genomic window from Aspergillus nidulans FGSC A4 chromosome V.
AATGGCGTTCCTGTCCCGGAGGCAGTTATGTGGACGATCAACGACGGGCCTGCGAAAGCTGCGTTTTCGGGGCACGGGCAACAAATTGGAAACCAAGATGGCGAAACGGCCGAGGACCTAGTGCGCCAAGTGTTAAATGAGAATCTGTCACATACACAGGTTATACGCCCATGTGCGCAGGAATTTGCTAGCGCCATGCCAGAGGGCCATCGGAAGGGTGAGATGGCATACCATGTCAAGGCCTTCCGTGGAAGTAAAGAAGGTATGTCCCTAGAAGTCGCGAAGAGGCGTTGGTTAACGTGTCTCACGTCCAGGCTACCTCTTTTTTCTGTCCACGGGAATCTTCTTTGGGTATAAGAagcctttgcttttctttgcctttgagaATATAGACTCCATTTCTTACACCTCTGTTCTCCAGCGGACGTTCAATCTGAACATTGTGGCGCGCGCTACAGGCAGTGACGAAACACAAGAGTTTGAATTCTCCATGATCGACCAGGCAGACTACTCCGGCATCGACACCTACATCAAAACGCACGGCCTGCAAGATGCCAGCCTCGCGGAAGCCCGACGCGCAAAGCGCTACAATATCAACGGGGCAAAGACAGAAGAAAATGGCGAGGCTGCCAGTCAAGAGGCGGAAGAGAgtgagctgcagaaggcaCAACGCGAGctagaagaccaagaagatgaagaagaagaagactaCGACCCAGGAAGTGAGGGCGAGAGCGAGGGCAGcggctccagcagcgaggAAAACTCAGATGACGACCAGGATGACGATGCGGATGGCAACTTGGTAGCGGAAGAGCTTGGAAGTGAAGCGGAAGACGTTCCTGAAGATGAGTTGTAACTGTAACGAGCATTGCACGTGTAGATGCGTGGGGCGTCTGCAGTCAGATCTTGCTGTATACCTGATTAGATGTTCTTAGAGTGTACAGGCTGTCCGGGCCACCTAGACACCGGTGGAATTTTCCTATTAAGCCTGCTACAAGTTGACCGTTGACCGTTGATCGTGGCATGTCTCTGGACAGTGAACATATCCACGTAATCGATAGAGACCCGTCATCGACCCGTCCAAGGCACAGAAGGACAGGAACTAAACGCGGTGATGGGTCACTACCCCGTACACACCCCGTTGGAAGGCCGTTTCAAGCAGAGGATAGACAACAGAAGCAGCCTCAATTGGGCGCTATTTGGCGGTGGGTCATGCGAGGTAGACGTGTCATATAGGATAAGCCCTGTGGCAACTCAGCAAGGTTGTCGAAGGATAAGGGTGCAGTACGTGTATGTATGCAACTAGGAGCATTCAGCAGGTACGCGGTCTGTCAGTTCCGTCTTGGTGCCTGACTGGATCTGAAGAGATAAACAATGACATAATTGATGGGGAGCGAGGGTTCTGGATGAGATCAGTCTCATTTAACAGGCATCAAAAAATCAAGATAAACTATGGAGACTGAGACACCCAGTCGTGGACCGCAACCCAATTGCCTAGATGCCAGTATTATTACCACTGCACCGTAACCGGGCCCCGTTAGCGGTAATTTAAGGTATCGAATCTAGCCCAGCGAACAGGGGGACTCCGTAGAACTAGACCAGACTTGGAAGAAAACTTCTCCTGTCAAAGCTCAGTAGTACTCTCTAAGTTGTGGCTGATTTCGGGGGGTATTATTTTAATTGGCAGAATAATTTTGATGAGCATTCCAGTGAGAGTCAAAAGAGTCAATACGATCGGCAAGGCTCCCTGGATAGTCACTGCAGTAACATATCTGATCCCTTGCAAAGGTAGGACAAGGAACTCTATCAGCTCAATAAAATCTTCCTACTCACTAGATACTCCTCTGGTGCAGGGACTGGGAGACAGCGGCTATTTGGCCAGAGAGCTTTATTGCCAAGATCGCCGtcgaggaattggagaaaagGGAAGGAGGATCTGGCTTGGGCCGGGGGCTTTTCAAGCCCATCAACCCTTTGCCAAAGCTGACGGCAACAGAGCTTATGAAGAGGCTGATTGCTTTTACGAGCTCACATATGCAAAGCAAATGGATTAATTTACAATAGAAACAATAGTTCGTGATCCATTATCAACATTAATCTGTAGCCATGATAGTCTCCTTGGGCCTGGTCGGTCGGGATCGATACCGCAAAGTTACCGCCATCTGTCACTCGGTTTCTCCAGGCTCGGGCTCTCGCTCTCTCGCTCTTCGCCTCTCTCCCCTTTGCCTCTCTCCCTCACGGACTTCGTCCTCTCCGCCTcgttttccttttcctgTGTCGGTCGTCTGAGGTCCCCCCTACCCACTCACCGTCCTCCGTCGATCTCCAGCTGCCTCCTCTCtactttctctcctctttttctttcactcACCTCTCTTCCCATCCGCCCGACCCATTTCAACCACTGCAGGCTGCAGTTGTCCAGACTGCCGCGCAGCTGGTGCCGATTTCAAGGTTCCTGGGAGCTTCCACTCCGAGTCTATACGGAGTTCTCCCTTATATTCATTGACCGTCCCCGAATTGCCGTCGATATCGACCCCAAGTCCACACCCTGATTCGAGAACTCATCTCGATCGAGTCGCTCCGATTAGCTACGGTCCTCCCTAAtacatcgtcgtcctcctgcTTCGGTTTTGTTTCACGAGAAGCCTGCCCCGATTTTTGCTGTTGTCTGCGCTTAGTCTCTTCAAGTTCCTGGGTCTTGTACGTCTACGCGTGGGCCGTTGTTGCATGAATGGTATAGCATAGAATCTCGGGCGTCTCTGTAAGCCACCAATCTCATGTACCTTTCCTTTGTATCGCTGTGGAGTTCCTGTTTTGTCTTCCGCTAACGACTGCTAGCCTTCACGTGTTTGCAGCCCGTCGAGTTTCCGCACGTTCGTCCGCCGTTAAGGTTTTCGACTCGCATCGTCCGCGCAGACATggcttcctcatcgtccaaTGTAGTGGGTGTCCACTACAGAGTAGGAAAGAAAATTGGTGAAGGGTCTTTTGGTGTGATCTTTGAGGGCACGAATCTCCTGAACAATCAGCAGGTTGCGATTAAATTCGTAAGTCACGTCCCAAAAATTGGATGGAAGTTAAAAAAAGCTAACGACACCAGGAACCTCGGAAGAGTGACGCTCCCCAGTTGCGAGATGAATATCGAACGTACAAAATTTTGGTCGGATGCCGTGAGTGTTCTCCAATATGCAACGAAACAATCACTGACTGGTCTAGCCGGCATTCCTAATGTCTACTACTTTGGCCAGGAAGGTTTACACAATATCCTCGTGATTGACCTGCTTGGTCCCAGTTTGGAGGATCTGTTTGATCACTGCAACCGACGCTTCTCTGTGAAGACCGTCGTCATGGTCGCCAAACAAATGGTGAGTTTTCCATGCTGActtgagaaaagagaaatgcGTTCCTGACTTTCTTAGCTCTCTCGAGTTCAAACAATCCACGAGAAGAATCTGATCTACCGTGACATAAAGCCCGATAACTTCCTCATCGGTCGCCCGAACTCCAAGGCCGCCAATGTTATCCACGTCGTCGACTTCGGAATGGCCAAGCAATACCGGGATCCCAAAACCAAGCAACATATCCCATACCGTGAGCGAAAGTCGCTGTCCGGTACAGCGCGCTACATGAGTATCAACACCCACTTGGGACGCGAGCAGTCACGACGAGACGATCTTGAGGCCTTGGGCCACGTTTTTATGTATTTCCTTCGAGGTGGCTTGCCCTGGCAGGGCCTGAAGGCTGCCACCAACAAACAGAAGTACGAAAAgattggagagaagaagcagaccaCCGCCATCAAGGAACTCTGCGAGGGATTTCCAGGTTTGTTCATCGTCGAACCCTCCCCGGCTGTGCTGACCACGTCTAGAAGAATTCACAAAGTACCTTAGCTATGTGCGCAATCTTGGTTTCGAAGACACCCCTGACTACGATTACCTGCGGGATCTTCTTACTCAGGCCCTCAAGAACGCTGGggaagttgaggatggagagtACGATTGGATGAAACTGAACAACGGTCGAGGGTGGGAATACAAGTCCTATTCGTCCCAGCAGGCTCTCCAGAACTCCGCCATGCATACTTCTGCCAGGGACCTCCACGGCCAGCAGATCCGCAACAGCCAAAGACCCGGCGTGACCGCAGACCGTTTAAACGCCGCGCAGCCCCCGCCCCCGTCTCCTGCGAAGCCCGGAGCCGGGAAGACGCGCGAGCCGCAAAACGTCAGAGGCGGCATCCCGCCAAAACGTCAGAGCGGGGGATTCGACACGACACCAGCTGCCTCGACAGTGGCACAGTTTCAGAACTCGAACGCGAACATCTCGGGTCATCGGATAGGCAGCCCGGCGACCCCGGCCAAGAACCAGCCAGCCCCTGGCGGCCAGCAGGCGAGCAATGAGCCGCAGCCCACCTTGATGCAAAAGGTGATGAAAGCACTTTGCTGCGGTAGGTGATCATTCTGCTGTCCCCACCTATGTCATGCCTGCTCATCTACCACAAGGTTGAATGGTGTGACGCACTACTGTTCTGATTACGGAATTTGTAATTCTACTTAATATCTCTGTCACGTTGGACCTCAATCCTTCAGTCATTTTCTTGTTCGGGAGGGCTTGGGGTCGGTCGTGGTTCATACTGTCATAGTTCGCGTCTTTCCCCTTTTCAGAACGAACCCAAGATATCGAACGGCAGATGGACACTGTGGGAAGGGCCGGGTATTTTGTTCTATATTTCTCATCATTGATGGACCCTGGGAAACCGCTCCCCCTGCTGCCTGATCGTCAAGGCCAGTTGAATCTGAACGGGCTGGACCTCTCGGAGCGACCCTCCTTCAACATTTTACATCTACTCTTGTCATTATGCTCCCATCACTCGTTATGGTGCTACGGCTTTGGAACGGCGAATTTGAGCCTTTGTTTTCTGCGTTTTCTGGTTGTCTCTATTTGTGCACTGCTTTGACTGCATCCCTGGCATGAGCCATTTAATTCTAGATTCGTCTGTTTCTGAGTATATGAGCACCGCGCGAGTTCCTGACCCACTCACGGGCCGCCTTGATACTACTCGGAGTGTCGTGGTGAAGTTAATGATGGCAGAAAGGCGTTTTGGCATCCGATGGATAAAACCTCGCGCTTTACAGGGCAGTCCTGTATCTATGTGGCATTTTTAGCATCTAAGTGTTTCCTTGCCCCGTCAGTACTTGCGGATTGTTCTCATCAACAAGGAGTTGCAAGgttctgtttctgcttctaCTCTGTTGTTGTCTTCGTCATTGCGCAGCCTTGCTCTCCTCATTTGCTCTTGATCGTCTCAGCTTGTGTTTGTTATCGTCTGTCTTGCACTATCATTGCCGATTCAGAGAGCGTTCTCAGTTATCTAACGGTCTTCTGTGTTCAGTAAACCTTGCTCCTCGAGCAGTTTATAATATCCACCCTACTTGTCTGTACATTGGCCAGCACAGCCTGTGCTATGTTTTGGATATGTGGTCGTGTTCGGTTgctcggcttcggcttcactCCAAGGCCAAGCAGGGGCTGATAGGAGGCTAAAGGGTGTTTTAGGAGGTATAGACCAATTACAGGTATATCAAGTTTTATCTTTTGAGTATTGAGATGGACACCGTAGGAAATAAAGTAACAGCGTCTTAAGGAAAATACCAATTTTGTCCCTGGGTAATGGGCAATGGCAATGAATGCAGACGCGTAAGATCACCATATATATCAACAGTACCGATCCGAGGTCCAGCAATAAATACAATTCAGAATTGGTAGGTATTCCTATCCCTCTATCCATTGAATATGGCTGCCAAACTAGTAGCCACTTATGAAACAATTGAACAACCCAAGTTTAGACCTATACGTGCAAGGAGATTCCAACCGAGGCTTTTGGGACGCTCACTAATAATGTCCGTCTCATACTGACCTCCGTGTCCAGCAGCACATGGGGTTGTACTGGAGACAGCAACGACCTATGTATCAGATCCGCAATCGAGTTGACTTTGTATGAAGCCTTGACAGGTCTACAAAGGGCGAACAAGTATAGATGTGTATAAGCCTGTGAGACTGTACCATCTACCACGTAACTCTGAACATGAGGAACGAAGGGGTTGGGTATTCTATTCTGGACAGTTTATGTAACGCAGGCTTTATGGAGGGAGGGAAGCGTGTCGAATAGAACACATATCCCGGTCTAGAAGGTGCCCAGAACAATAGTCAGACCTCCATCAAATCAATATAAGAGCCAGTCTGAGAGCCAGTCTGCCCTCGACTTAATGAAAGGGGGGCTTGCTATGGATAAGCAAGAGAAAATGTATGAATTCTTTTTATCCGACCCTTATGGAGCagtgaaagaagagagcgagtctGGGAACTGTTAGCGGGAGTGAGGCTCGGCTCTCCTTGAACCTTGttcgtttcctttccttccccgcTGGGATTTAGAAGCGACCAGGCTAAAGGTCCACAGCCATTACCATGCCCAGTCTACTGGGTCACTAGGATCACATTCCTTCCCTGGAAACTCAGCAACGAACAGATACCGTCTTCGTTCACATCCAGCGCCCGAGACAGAGTTTCACATGCTGATCCGACATCAGCCCGAACAGATCAAAAAGAACTCTTTTGAGTGTGGGTGCGAAACCGTGAAACTCGGAGTCGCTGACCTGACCGGACCCGAGCCTTGACCCGAGCTTGATCTGGGCTGGCTAGCTCTCACGAGGTCGGCAATCCCGAATGTCCGTTAAAAGAATCGTTGGATGAATGGCTGCGGTGATTTGGAATAATGAGTTGGCATGCGAGTGGCCGATTGCACAAGACAAGCCAGGGAATCACAGGCCCATAATACACTCGGCCGTGGTTTGGCAAGGCTCAAAGAAAGGTAGGCAGGGCAAGGCAAAGCGTGCAAGCCACAGTGGCACCTTTGCACCTTCCCCGTGCCACGAACCACGGAGTCGGGATTCTGCGTAGACGAGATCCCACCATGATTACTGCTGCGGTGGCTCAGAtggctcttctttctttgttctcgtTCGCGTGGATGGCTGGACGTTTGTTGCCGAGTCGCCGAGAAGGAACACGCTAGCTTGCCCGGATATGATGTCCACACAATGTTGGTGGCAGATTGGCAGCATGCTGCTGGGGACCGGAATGGCGGGGTCGAAATTatgctgctgccttctgAATCGTGGCTCGTGAGGTCTCCAGGTCTGTGGGGAACCCTGCGTCTCCGGTGGCCATATCATCCATCCTTGGCCGCTGGAAATATATGGCAGGAGCGACTATAGATGTCAGATGCCGCCACTTTCCCAAAGGAGCCTAACCCTGAGTTCTAATTCTGACCGCCGAAACTGAGGTTGAGTTAGGTGAGGACAAGCTCCTGAAGCCGTCCGGGGAAGCTGTTATGTCGCAAATAAATGACTTTCCCTCGCCGAGACATGGCCGAGATTCATATCGTATGATAACCAGCTGAGGCCAGCTCGACTCCTCAAGATAGAACCAAACGTGCCTAGTGTTGCTCATCAcgcatctgcatctgacCCTTCATATCTCACGAGTAAGCCCAGGTTGTTTGCTAGGCCAGTGCAGCTCTTGACTCTTTGGCTCAATACCCCGCAGCCTATAGCCTATGGGCTACAGGCAGAGCTAGAGGCGATCCCATCCTGGATCGACATAAGACGGCCTTCCGATTTCCCGTAGGTTGGCACTGGAAGACAGACAACAAAATGGTAACTCCTCCGATAGCGCCTGCAGAAGCAGGTTAGTCCCGTTCCAGATGTAGCGCAGAATGCAGGCGGGTTCTGACACATCCCCCAACCAACACGACAATGGAGCGCAGTAGCTCATGCTCCTAAGTTCTACGTAGCTTGAGCCCTTCGACAATCATCCTTACGTCGCATTTTCCGCACTGACATTGCGCAATAAGCTGTTAGTCTGATACGATCAGCGACGGAAGCTTTCATGCCGGTGCCGTCATGGTGCAGCTGCGTCAGGCTCCAACCCGTCTTGGATGCCGCTACCGCTGCAGTGATCAATCAGTCTTGGGAATATGCACCCATGTCCatgcagctcctgctgaaTAAACCATCAATTGGGATGGAGCGGGGTCAACCCTAGCAATAAACTCAGTCCAGACTCCCGCCTACCGTCAAGTGTTTGAGAGTCAAGCCACGGTGCTCCAAGCTCCAGCCTTTGGCATCCGGACTTGGGCCATAACCTCACGGGGCCCGGTCGCGGCAGAAATTCCCTGCCGTCAGCAGTGTTGTCATGGTACTTTGTTCGCGTTCTCCGCCGGGATGCTCGGAATCCCGCGGGAAATAGCTcttggctttgctgaggATATTCCGTAGAGGGCTGCGTAGAGAGAAGAGTCGGAAGATGCCGACTCACGTGACTCGGACTGCGCACCGACCGATCAAGGTCCGTACAGAGCTGCAGTAAGATGAACGGCAACGTCAATGATCTTCATCAGACGCTGGGAAAACCCCATCGATTCATGAGATCATCGTCGCAACTCCACCCCCCCTTCAATCTCCGTTCGCGTCGTCGTATCAGTGCTAATTTCGTAGGGCAGCAAGGGTCGGCAGTCCAAGATCCATAATAGGGCCACGAAGCACAGGCACAGTAGCGAAGCCCTCATAGGCGAGCTCCGTGGATCGCGGCAGCGGAGGCACAAACGCGATTTATTCAATCAGGTTACAGGAAAAGCTGCAGAAACAGTTACATAAATATTTTGTTAAGAGGTGGACCATGAGCCTTCTCCACAGAAGTCTAGATTCAAGTCTGCTCAAGTCTTGTACGGATAACATCGGGGTGGACACTCTTCATCAGACGATACTACTGCTCTCTCGAAGAGTCGATTGTCTCTGCCTGAGGCGCCTAGGGTGATAGGTTACATTGACGTGTTTTGAAATTTTTCGTGGTACGAGGATGACCAACTGATTATGCACCTGCTACTTAGCGTAAGGCTATGAACCTAATCGTAGAATTCGGCTTGCAACCGAGGAACACGGTGGATATGTTCCGTGATGGTGGAGCGGGTGGGATGAGAGTTCTTAGTCGCGCTTCCATGGAAACCGGCTTGAAGTCAGATAGACGTCTATCGGAGTTGTCCTGTGTTCCGAGCCTCTGTGATACTGATTAGTCGTCGTTGGGTCAGCTCATATCACTCCAACTCAGATGTGGCTTGAGTGTTGGTAAGCCGAACTTTATGAAGAATAATGGCTTTGGTTCTCGGAGAATTCTCATGGATGCTCTGAAAATACTCTGGCTCCCCTGACCGTTATGGACAGGGTGCAGGTTACACTGAGTCGCCACCGTTGCCCGATACCTTTTATGGTGAGATGAGGGCTTTTATGTGGCGGTCCGAGATTCCAGCAATGTTCTGGAATGCGGGACCTGCCAGACGGTATCCATACTTCTTTAGAGGAATGAACTTACAGGGTAGTGGTATCAATTTGCCCATGTGCAGCGTTTGAGAAATTCTATGATTGTGCGAGTCAGTAAGTGGATTAAACCGAATTTTGGGATCCAGATTAAAGAAGATCTACGCATTTTTTCAGATTGACTCGCACAATCCTGAAGATCCAGAAATGACGTCTTGAGCTTGTTTGGTTCCTGACGGTACTCTGATACGATATTCTGAGCAGTTATCGGGCTTGTCTTGATCGAGTCTTCTGCTGTGTCACTGAGATCCCTTCTTGCTGATAGTCTGCCAGCAGTCTGCTGTGCAACGCTCGTCTCTGCGGGTACGTAAGCCTCTTGATGTCGAGGTAGTCAACAGACAGGAGAATCCCCTACTCCTACATTATCTGTCTGTGCAGATATTGCGTATTCTCCGCCATCACTAGGTGACTGAATTGACGTGATTACGATATAAGAAAGGGCAATCGTGTGAGCAGTAAGGAGGACAGAGATCATGTTGTCTGTGGATTGTAGACAGTGGAAATCTTTGTGGGGTACGCGCCACCAGTCGAGCCCTTATTGGCACATTTTAATTCTTTTATGGGCCC
It includes:
- the rtt106 gene encoding protein rtt106 (transcript_id=CADANIAT00003301); translation: MAFATINSAPPTHTAAQISTQIPTIEDAFGAEPALKKRIYDAIGSTPQYISLFEDIARYTSSLRTRNANSVQPIQVVHDEPAAKKRKLENGIGQGTGGAQSLADLKTHKALQFYMQDVSFAMPQRKKLTLEITAGNKYLRARNQTSKEVEFGVPLDRVQQVLCLPVPEKTQRQFNFCIIPQYADGINSPPNGVPVPEAVMWTINDGPAKAAFSGHGQQIGNQDGETAEDLVRQVLNENLSHTQVIRPCAQEFASAMPEGHRKGEMAYHVKAFRGSKEDSISYTSVLQRTFNLNIVARATGSDETQEFEFSMIDQADYSGIDTYIKTHGLQDASLAEARRAKRYNINGAKTEENGEAASQEAEESELQKAQRELEDQEDEEEEDYDPGSEGESEGSGSSSEENSDDDQDDDADGNLVAEELGSEAEDVPEDEL
- a CDS encoding protein ckiB (transcript_id=CADANIAT00003302) encodes the protein MASSSSNVVGVHYRVGKKIGEGSFGVIFEGTNLLNNQQVAIKFEPRKSDAPQLRDEYRTYKILVGCPGIPNVYYFGQEGLHNILVIDLLGPSLEDLFDHCNRRFSVKTVVMVAKQMLSRVQTIHEKNLIYRDIKPDNFLIGRPNSKAANVIHVVDFGMAKQYRDPKTKQHIPYRERKSLSGTARYMSINTHLGREQSRRDDLEALGHVFMYFLRGGLPWQGLKAATNKQKYEKIGEKKQTTAIKELCEGFPEEFTKYLSYVRNLGFEDTPDYDYLRDLLTQALKNAGEVEDGEYDWMKLNNGRGWEYKSYSSQQALQNSAMHTSARDLHGQQIRNSQRPGVTADRLNAAQPPPPSPAKPGAGKTREPQNVRGGIPPKRQSGGFDTTPAASTVAQFQNSNANISGHRIGSPATPAKNQPAPGGQQASNEPQPTLMQKVMKALCCG
- a CDS encoding uncharacterized protein (transcript_id=CADANIAT00003303), whose product is MPKRLSAIINFTTTLRVVSRRPVSGSGTRAVLIYSETDESRIKWLMPGMQSKQCTNRDNQKTQKTKAQIRRSKAVAP
- a CDS encoding uncharacterized protein (transcript_id=CADANIAT00003304); this encodes MIWPPETQGSPQTWRPHEPRFRRQQHNFDPAIPVPSSMLPICHQHCVDIISGQASVFLLGDSATNVQPSTRTRTKKEEPSEPPQQ
- a CDS encoding uncharacterized protein (transcript_id=CADANIAT00003305), whose amino-acid sequence is MISVLLTAHTIALSYIVITSIQSPSDGGEYAISAQTDNAYVPAETSVAQQTAGRLSARRDLSDTAEDSIKTSPITAQNIVSEYRQEPNKLKTSFLDLQDCASQSEKMRRSSLIWIPKFGLIHLLTRTIIEFLKRCTWAN